A window of Cryptomeria japonica chromosome 3, Sugi_1.0, whole genome shotgun sequence contains these coding sequences:
- the LOC131874419 gene encoding secreted RxLR effector protein 161-like gives MEKGLKLSTKSDSPAVDETEFRQLIGNLIYLTATRPNIYFAVSYISRFRTTPKDEHWIARRRVLQNVKGTSDYGILYSSCNDPKLIGYTDSDWARSMDDKKSTSGYVFSLGTSVITWSSKKRQVVALSSVEVEYQGTAKAACEAVWL, from the coding sequence atggagaaagggctgaagttATCAACCAAGTCTGATTCACCTGCAGTAGATGAAACCGAATTCAGACAACTAATAGGCAACCTCATCtatctcactgccactagacctAACATCTATTTTGCTGTCAGCTACATCTCTCGCTTTAGGACAACCCCAAAAGATGAGCATTGGATTGCAAGAAGGCGAGTGTTGCAAAATGTGAAAGGCACTTCCGACTATGGCATTTTGTATAGCAGTTGCAATGATCCAAAGTTGATTGGttatacagactcagattgggcaagatCAATGGATGACAAAAAATCCACTTCTGGGTATGTATTCAGTTTGGGTACTAGTGTCATCACGTGGAGCAGCAAGAAGCGACAGGTCGTGGCTCTTTCCTCCGTCGAAGTTGAATACCAGGGAACAGCTAAGGCcgcatgtgaggcagtttggctgtGA